ACGACCGGGCGTCCGGCGAAGAACCCGGGGGAGCGCTTGGCGAACGTATCGAAGTCCGCCAACCATTCTTCGATAGGGGGGACCGGTGTCAGCACGAACGCCATGAAGGAGCGCCCGGTGAACCGAATCGATCGTTGTGGAGGTGTTGTTTGTTGCACGAACGTAAACCCGGTTCCGCTTGACGAACAATCAATCTGAACGCGGTGAATGTTGGGTTAACGCGTGATTCGGAGCGAGGCATGTCCCCGGTTTCGTCGCTTGCGTCCACAGATGATATGGGCCGGCGGTCGGCGGGGATCGCGGTCGGCGCCGCGTCAATGCTTCGCGGCGACGCGATGCGGCATGCGCGGTGACGCCGCAGCCGCTGCGGGCTAATGCGGCGGGCGACGGCTCGACGTGGCCATGCGCGCGTGATCGCCCGCATGCGCTGCATGCGGCGAGGTCGCGAACGATGCTCGGATGGTCGGTGCGGTGGGAGGCCGGTGCGGCGGGAGGCCGGTTAGAAGCACATCCTCACGCCGTCGGGCGTGACGACGGTGCCGGTGCGGGGATTGAACGAGGCCCAGCGGGCGGCGCAATAGGCCTCCCATTCCGGCGTCCACGGCGTGATGGTGCGGCCGTAGCTGGACATGGGGACGAGGAAGTTCACGGTCGGCGTGGTCGGGTCGGTGAAGTACCAGCGGCCTTTGCGGGGCGGACGCTCGGTTGTGACGGACCAGGGCTCGTCGGCCCCGTAATAGCGGGGCTGGCCGTTGTAGTAGCCGTTATAGTGATTGAGGTCGGCTGCCGACGCGCCGGACACTGCCACGACGAAGCTGGTTCCCATGGCAAAGAGCAAAGACAGCGCGCGCATAGATCCCCCAGTCATCGAGATTCACCGTGACCGAGTTGGCCTGGAAGATCAACGTTCACGTTGACGAGCCCCGACCGCGGCCCGATAACGTGACCCCCGAGCCACACGCGGGCCGGCTTAGCTCAGTTGGTAGAGCACCTGATTTGTAATCAGGGGGTCGGGGGTTCGAGTCCCTCAGCCGGCACCAATACCCGTAGCTTGCGGCCGTCGAAGCGTGACCGCTGGTTTCCCTGGCAGCACACTGTCAGTGCGCCGCCAGAAGCCGTGTCAGCGAACAGCGTTGGCGAGCCGGGTCAGATCGAGCGTTGGTTCACCCGGTTCGACAGTGCTTCCGCGCTCTCGACCCGCT
This portion of the Acuticoccus sp. I52.16.1 genome encodes:
- a CDS encoding BA14K family protein — encoded protein: MGTSFVVAVSGASAADLNHYNGYYNGQPRYYGADEPWSVTTERPPRKGRWYFTDPTTPTVNFLVPMSSYGRTITPWTPEWEAYCAARWASFNPRTGTVVTPDGVRMCF